The Megalobrama amblycephala isolate DHTTF-2021 linkage group LG16, ASM1881202v1, whole genome shotgun sequence genome includes the window TCTGGCTGATTTTACTCTCGTCTGGCTGATTTTACTCTCGTCTGGCTGATTTTACTCTCGTCTGTCTGATTTTATCCTCGTCTGGCTGATTTTATCCTAGTCTGTCTGATTTTACCCTAGTCTGGCTGATTTTATCCTCGTCTGGCTGATTTTATCCTCGTCTGGCTGATTTTATCCTAGTCTGGCTGATTTTTGTCTGCCTAATTTTTTTGTCTGGCTGATTTTACTCTCGTCTGGCTGATTTTACCCTAGTCTGGCTGATTTTACTCTAGTCTGTCTGATTTGACCATAGTCTGGCTGATTTTACCCTCATCTCTCTGATTTTACCCTCTTCTGGCTGATTTTGTCTGCCTAATTTTTTGTCTGGCTGATTTTACCCTAGTCTTGCTGATTTTACCCTAGTCTGGCTGATTTTATCCTCATCTGGCTGATTTTATCCTCGTCTGGCTTATTTTATCCTAGTCTGGCTGATTTTTGTCTGGCTGATTTTTGTCTGCCTAATTTTTTGTCTGGCTGATTTTACTCTCGTCTGGCTGATTTTACTCTCGTCTGGCTGATTTTCCTCTCGTCTGTCTGATTTTATCCTCGTCTGGCTGATTTTATCCTAGTCTGTCTGATTTTACCCTAGTCTGGCTGATTTTATCCTCGTCTGGCTGATTTTATCCTCGTCTGGCTGATTTTATCCTCGTCTGGCTGATTTTATCCTCGTCTGGCTGATTTTATCCTAGTCTGGCTGATTTTTGTCTGCCTAATTTTTTTGTCTGGCTGATTTTACTCTCGTCTGTCTGATTTTACCCTCGTCTGGCTTATTTTATCCTAGTCTGGCGATTTTACCCTTGTCTGGCTGATTTTACCCTCATCTCTCTGATTTTACCCTCTTCTGGCTGATTTTGTCTGCCTAATTTTTTGTCTGGCTGATTTTACCCTAGTCTTGCTGATTTTACCCTAGTCTGGCTGATTTTATCCTCATCTGGCTGATTTTATCCTCGTCTGGCTTATTTTATCCTAGTCTGGCTGATTTTTGTCTGGCTGATTTTTGTCTGCCTAATTTTTTGTCTGGCTGATTTTACTCTCGTCTGGCTGATTTTCCTCTCGTCTGTCTGATTTTATCCTCGTCTGGCTGATTTTATCCTAGTCTGGCTGATTTTATCCTCGTCTGGCTGATTTTATCCTCGTCTGGCTGATTTTATCCTAGTCTGGCTGATTTTTGTCTGCCTAATTTTTTTGTCTGGCTGATTTTACTCTCGTCTGGCTGATTTTACCCTCGTCTGGCTTATTTTATCCTAGTCTGGCGATTTTACCCTTGTCTGGCTGATTTTACCCTCTTCTGGCTGATTTTTGTCTGCCTAATTTTTTTGTCTGGCTGATTTTACCCTCATCTCTCTGATTTTACCCTCTTCTGGCTGATTTTGTCTGCCTAATTTTTTGTCTGGCTGATTTTACCCTAGTCTGGCTGATTTTATCCTCGTCTGGCTGATTTTATCCTCGTCTGGCTTATTTTATCCTAGTCTGGCTGATTTTTGTCTGCCTAATTTTTTGTCTGGCTGATTTTCCTCTCGTCTGGCTGATTTCCTCTCGTCTGTCTGATTTTACCCTAGTCTGGCTGATTTTACCCTAGTCTGGCTGATTTTATCCTCGTCTGGCTTATTTTATCCTAGTCTGGCTGATTTTTGTCTGCCTAATTTTTTGTCTGGCTGATTTTCCTCTCGTCTGGCTGATTTTCCTCTCGTCTGTCTGATTTTACCCTAGTCTGGCTGATTTTACCCTAGTCTGGCTGATTTTATCCTCGTCTGGCTTATTTTATCCTAGTCTGGCTGATTTTTGTCTGCCTAATTTTTTGTCTGGCTGATTTTACTCTCGTCTGGCTGATTTTACCCTCGTCTGGCTTATTTTACCCTCTTCTGGCTGATTTTTGTCTCTGATTTTCGTCTGCCTGATTTTTGTCTGCCTAAGTTTTGTTTGGTTGATTTTACCCTCTCCTGACTGATTTTTGTCTGCCTAATTTTTTGTCTGGCTGATTTTATCCTAGTCTGGCTGATTTTACCCTAGTCTGGCTGATTTTTGTCTGCCTAATTTTTCGTCTGGCTGATTTTACCCTAGTCTGGCTGATTTTACTCTAGTctggctgatttttttttcctcgtctgGCTGATTTTATCCTCGTCTggctgattttttttcctcgtctGGCTAATTTTACTCTAGTCTGGCTGATTTTACCCTAGTCTGGCTGATTTTTGTCTGCCTAATTTTTCGTCTGGCTGATTTTACTCTAGTCTGGCTGATTTTTATCCTAGTCTGGCTGATTTTTATCCTAGTCTGGCTGATTTTTATCCTAGTCTGACTGATTTTACTCTAGTCTGGCTGATTTTTATCCTAGTCTGGCTGATTTTTATCCTAGTCTGGCTGATTTTTATCCTCGTCTGACTGATTTTACTCTAGTCTGGCTGATTTTTATCCTAGTCTGGCTGATTTTTATCCTAGTCTGTCTGATTTTTATCCTCGTCTGGCTAATTTTACTCTAGTCTGGCGGATTTTATCCTTGTCTGGCtaattttcttttcatctgGCTAATTTCACTCTAGTCTGGCTGATTTTCGTCTggctgatttttaaaaataaataaatttataaataacCCTCGTTCGACTGGTTTTACCCTGTGCTCCGGTCAGCTGAAGCACACTGAGGCGGATGTGAGTAGTTGAGTAGCGTGTGGGTCCAGATGAGCTGTGGTGATGGATGTAATCCGCCGCTGAGAGTTGCTGTGGTCTGCAGTAAGGTGGGAATCTGATTATGTGGCAGCTCTGTTCTAATCTCAGACAGAAGCAGAGATGCATGAGCCTCGGACAGGAACCGCCTCAGGTTTGGTTTGGTGTTTGTTTGTGATCACTGTGCTTTATTTAACATGAGTGTTTTCCGTCTGCAGCTGCCGGCATCCGTGTACGAATGAAGATGCGCTAGAGGCGTCTACGTTTCCTCACGGAAACCGCCTGTGCATCCGCCCGTGACCTTTTGAACCCTGAACCCAAACGTCGGCCCTCTGCCTCGGTGGCGTCCGCTGGGCTCCAGAACCATGTGAGGGGTTTCCAATGCATCTTTGAGTGGACTGGAGCACTGCCTGTTACCCCGCCCCATTTTATACAgacccctccccctcccctaAGCCCCACCCCTGGATTCTGAAGAAACTCGCCATGATGTTCCGGGACCAAGTGGGGATTTTGACAGACTGGTTTAAGAGCTGGAACGAGTGTGAACAGACGGTGGCGCTGTTGTCATTGTTGAAGCGTGTTTCTCGGACACAGGCCCGGTTTCTGCACATCTGTCTGGACCACTGGCTGGCCGACTGCACAGAGATACACATACTTGAGGCAGAAGCCAACAATGCAGGTAAAACATCATAATCGGCACTTTATTATTGTTCCACATGCTAgattagggccctatgaaatttgttttattttccccAAATTCTgctttttcagttttaatttttctggattccgttttttccattttattttttttggactccattttaatggttaaatcaCATTCTAATAaacaaaaagcatgtctaattaattggaAAAATGAAACTTATCtaatttaccaacaatttattaaaagtttaacaaaaaatgttgagCCCTATGATAtacgttttattctttccccttaaattgtgttttattttttgccaaattttgttttctgttttaacgtttctggattccattttaatggtttaattacaTTCTAATAAACAAAAAGCATgtataattaattgaattcttaaaaacaacaaaattaaaatgaataaaaattgtatttatatgaaatgttttgtttttccagaAATTCTGTTGcgtatttaaatttttcaaatGAACGCaaaccatttaatttatcttttaatcatagaattaaacttttttttttttttgtcaaacaaagtgctgcacaactgtaaaaattaaaacatggaagaaaaactgagattattccttaaaaatatagttttaataatttattattaaattattccgtgtcattcatttcagaggcacgcaggattcatatttaaatagtctttttgcggtttaatattcacgGACACTATATCACAAATTGATTTAAGTGTACAGACTtgctttttattcattcatcaaaaattggacaaattccgtgacattccgagttatttattaaattccgtttttatgactggattccaCGATTCCGTCCGCGTTTTCTGCATCACGGAAATCATAGGGCCCAACTAGATGCAGTGAAAGCAGACAGTCTGTCAgacttttttgggtgaactgtccctttaaaaggGTTCACATTTAAGTTTTGAACATAAAAGCGTCAGACCAGCACAATAAAACTAagatctctctctttctctagcCATCGTCAGTCAATGGCAGCAGGAGCCGAAGGAGAAAGCCGTGTCTCTCCTGCTATCCCATCTCCCCCTGCTGCAGCCACGGAACAGCGAAGCCAAGTGTGAATACATGAACCTCCTGCAGAAGGTCTTGAGCCACACTATCGAGAGCAGCCTGTTCGTGGAGGAGAGCCGGCAGCTGCTTTCCTACGCCCTCATTCACCCCGCCACCACCCTCGATGACCGCAACTCTCTGGCCATGTGGCTCAATCACCTGGAGGAACACCTGTCGTCCCGGCCGCCTCCGCCCGGACCGTACCATCACGCCCGGCAGGGGTCAGACGAGTGGCCCTGTTCGGCCGAGTCGCTGGAGCCGTCGTACTCCTGGCAAGAGAAGCTGCCATCCACATGCAGCTCGCCGGCCGGACAGAACGGACACATGCCTTTCCCCGGCACGGGTGGCGTGACCTCGCCTGTCAACAGCGGCGGCAACTCGGGTAAAGAGCATGTGACTTAGATGTCCGTCTGCTGCTGAGATGGTCATAGTTCCGATCATTAAGTGTGTTGACGAGTAATTGATTTCTTCTTCtctcaattattattatataaacgAATAAACTTAATATGATGTAATGCTTATTTATCACTCATAGTTTTAACGGATTATAATGTATAACCCGTTTAGATGTCAGTGAGATGAAATTTGTCACTCATTTTGGATAACTGCTCAACAGGACTGCCCGGTCAGTTGCAGCCCAGCCCACTGAAGCCCTCGATGTCACTCACACCTGCCAATCAGCCAGCCTGCAGCTCTGACTGGCTGAACCAGGAGGAGGGTGTTGGATGTCAGGGCGTGGCCGGAGCAGAACACGCCCCCCTGTCGCCCCAGAGCAGCGTTGCATCGTCAGGCAGCGAACAGACGGAGGAACAGAGCAACACACGCAACACGTTTCAGGAGGATGGGAGTGGAATGAAAGGTGACCACACTGAAATCACGAGTCCACAAATCTTATTTCATGATATgagaaattttaatttaatttaattttaattttatttatttaattttttcattttaatttaatttattttttattttatatgatttcatttattttaattatttaattgtatttatttaatttgtttaatttatttaatttattttactttaatttattttgttttttattatttaatttattaaaaaagaaacaaattgcaaacaatttattttatttaatttattataatttatttgtgtttatttaatttgtttaatttaattgtttaatttattttacttttatttaataaatgtattttttgtttgtgtttttatttattaaaaataaacaaattgccaacaatttttttattttatattatttcatttattttaattatttttgtatttatttaatttaatttaattgtttaatttattttacttttatttaattaatttattttttttgtatttttattttgtttttatttattaaaaataaacaaattgcaaacaattttttattttatatttcatttattttaattatttttgtatttatttaatttaatttaattattttattttactatattttatttaatttagtttttgtttgtatttttattttatttattaaaaaataaacaaattgcaaACAATAGGAAAAATACAATAGAAAAGAGATACAAATTAAGTTTTTCAGGTATAGTACTCGGTAAGAAACACTaatgaaaaattgaataatcaaacgtaaaaataaatcactacATAATCTTCACTGTATGGATCAAATATACACTGACATACAAAAGTGATTCAGTCAAAAGTAGGgagtgattttcttttcttttcttttctttttttggtctgtttttgtttgattaatattagtGAGACATCAGCATgtttattaggctactgtcactttaagaccgaatgcactGATCTAATATATtgacacatttacatttgtgcATGCTTATCACTCTAAAGTGTCAGTAACTTTAGGAAGAACTGTGCGACGCGAACACATACGCTAGTCATGTaagactttatttttattaattacctcgttgtgtgtgtgtgtgtgtgtgtgttgcccCTCCTCCAGACGTCCCAGCCTGGCTGAAGAGTCTTCGTCTGCATAAATACGCATCGCTATTTTCTCAGATGACGTATGAAGAGATGATGATTCTCACAGAGCAACATCTGGAGTCGCAGGTGAGCCCCGCCCACATCAACACCTGATCAGCTCGAAGCCCCGCCCACCGCATGTTCACATTGGTACAAGAGTGATGCTGTTTGTGAAGTGATCGTCCTGATGACTTCATCAAACTCAGCGTTTATTGCTGCATCATGCTTGTGTCTTTCAGAACGTGACAAAGGGAGCTCGACATAAGATCGCTCTGAGCATACAGAAACTTCGAGAACGACAGAGCCTCCTGAAATCTCTTGAAAAGGTGAGTAGTTCAGCAAGGATCTGGATTTGCGTTCCTTCACGTTCTTATATTGTCTGCGTATCACAGAATGTGTTGTTGATTTCAGGATATTCTGGAAGGCGGGAACGTTCGGAATGCTTTGCAAGAGCTTCAGCAGATCATCATCACGCCAATCAAAGTTTATACCCCGCCCACTGCTGCCCAGAAGGAGGTGGAGCCTGGAGTTACACCTGTCGATAAAGCAGCCAATCCCGGCGAAGAGAAGGACACCGAGGGCTTCCAGACCCACAATCCTCCAGCGTGTGATGGAGAGTCCTCATCGGCACCCATCTCTGACGGAGATATCGCGGGACAGTTCACGCGTGTGATGGGGAAAGgtagacagacacacacacacacacacacacacacacacacacacacgtgataTTAGCGTGTTCAGCTTCACTGCGCTccaaaaattgcattttaattgcTTATAAAATTCCCATGCCTTTTAGTTAGTTTGTTTTAAcgaaattactaaaaattacaataaattcaAAGATCCAGTATTTACTATGAAACGGTGTAACTATAGCTGAAACTATTTGTTTAAATAGCttgaaattaatataaataaaataaaataatgtattagttgaaatgttgccttggcaataaactgaaataagttgaagcactaaaattattaactagaaataaactaaaactgaaataaaaatcaattaaactgaaatagcaatttttttttaaagtaataaaattatataaagcACATATCGAAATTAgtaaatttaaactaaaattaacaataaaagGGTGTTCTGCATATTATTAGCATATTCTCTGAACTATggatattaatattgagcaataaataaaagctgaatataaataaaaaaaaaaaatatgaataaaaaaatataaatatttgttgaaatgttgccttgttTGTTGTCAATAAAATTAACatatataaagaaataaataaaagctataactgaaatgaaaatacCTTTAACTTAAAtagcaatttttttaaatgacaaagcacattagtaaaaaaaaaataaaaataaaataaaagatttaaaataaaataaatatatttgattcTTGATTTTCATCTGGATAATTTTGCCCTCTTGTGCATCATATTATATTCATAAAAGAGGGTGTTCAGCACATTATCAGTATATTATCTGAATTATCTATATAATATTGAGCATGGTGAGATTTCGCTGGTGTTGAGCTTGTGCATGTTGCCGTGTGTATGTTGAGATTTTCTCTGTGTTCAGTTTGTACGCAGCTGTTGGTGTCCAGACCGGACGAGGAGAACATCAGCTGTTACCTGCAGCTCATTGAGAAATGTCTTACGCACGAGGTGAGGCGCGTTTATACAGTTCAATTCAGTTTGTTTATTACTATAGCACTTACACAACACACATCATTTCGAATCAGTACAATATAAGAAGTGTTTTGTGGTTTGTCAGGCGTTCACAGAGACGCAGAAGAAGCGACTGTTATCGTGGAAACAGCAGGTGCTGAAGTTGCTCCGCCTCTTCCCGCGGAAAACCATGATGGACAGCGGCGTGTACCGGAGAGGGTACGTGTGCTTACGATCCTCTTGTGTCTCTCTGCCACGATGCGTTCGTCCTCACGAATGAATTCCCGTGTGTTTTTGCGCAGGTGGCCGGCGTACGGATCCAACTCTCTGCCCACAGCTGGATCTGTGAGCGCAGGTTTGGGCAGACGGGGGCAGAGGCCCTTCCAGATGCCCCCGCGAGGAGCTCCGCCACCCGGCCGCATGGGGCTGATGACTGCCGGCGGTCTGACCGGAGCGTCGCCCCGACACTCGCTCGCCAACCCCGCGGCCGTCAGCGCACAGGGTCGACAGGTCAGAGTCACGCACCACACCGACTGAAGAAGAAACCCTTGTATATCAAACATGACAGATGAAGGCTGTGATGTGCCGGTGTGTTTCAGAACCTGTGGTTCGGGAATCCTGGAGGCAGTAACAGCATGCCGAGCCAGAGCAGAAGTTCTGTGCAGAGAACTCATTCTCTTCCTGTTCACACGTCTCCACAGACCATGCTTCTGTTCCAACAACAAGGTACTCGCACAACACCTGATCTCCAGACGCTGGTCAGCCGTCTACTTAGAGCCCTGCCTTCTAAAGCCTCAATAACAGataatcaaaatatatatatgaagagttcagatgcaaaacccTCTAAATCCATCAgacttcttttctttaaaattagcattttttacCAGGCTTTTACGATCAAGTTCAGGAGTTTCATTTAAAAGGTAATGATAAGGTTATTAGCTagtgaataaaataactttttttcaaaaatgtcactctAGACAATTTATTGGTTTTTAACAAGTTAGATTTTCTTTTGCGTCAAAACCAGCTAAATCCACTTGtgctttttttgcaaaaacctcTAAATCCACCTTTTTGGGACAAGACATGGTAAATAGTTGAAAAATCACTAAAGATGCAACTAAAAACCCTGAAAAAGATGAGAGCACTTATCACTTAAAAACTAAACAGTAGACAAACCTCTTTACACAGGGATCTAACACGTCTCTTCTATTCAGCCTCCACTTTTTGCCTCCTCCGTTTATATGGCACAGCTTCCATATGAGACCGAAGAATAGCATCTTGTTTGACTTTGTCTTTGGCGAAATAGAGCTGTTGTTTGATGTATAATAAATCCAATTCCTTCGACTGCACGAAGAACTGTTATGAGTGCATGATACAATTGCGACCAAGCCATTTCCACTGTAGGCTATTTTGCCTTATGACAGGCGGAGTTTTGAGATAAATAACGTTTTCTTCTGCCATTCAATATTAGTAGGACAAGCTGATCCATTTCATCGTACtccatcttttattttaaaaatctgaatctGACTCTAAAAAAATCTCCTCAGCACGCCGCTATATTGAAACCGCTCGGAATCATATGATTCGATTCGCGCCTTCTGATTGGTTCTCGGAATATAGCGGCTTTTGCTGCCAAAGGGAAGTGGCGTCTAGAGGCTTTTGCCAACAAACCGAtatttctgaatgggctgaCGCTGCAATTTAGAGGTCGTGATTTGTTGAACGTGTACTACGTGCCGTAAGCATTCGTTCAATGtcattatctcatttttgacagaGAAGGTGTTTagcggcttttgcatctgaactcttcatatatatatatatatatatatatatatatatatatatatatatatatatatatatatatatatatatatatatatatatatatatatatatatatatatatatatatatatgtatgtatttttttttcatcaatttTAGAAGGAAAGTTATCGTGAATCATGAGTTCATGCACACATTTGTGCGTATGcatagttttgtttttgcacgaAAAATTAATTATTGCAAACAAATGAAGGCACGTGTAAGCTGAGGGTAACGATTACACTGAATTGGAAAATTCGGGCTACGCACATACTATTGATGACAAAATTGATGTCACGCACACTGTAcgttagagctgcacgattctggattaATTGggaatcacttttttttttttttttttttgttctgactaaatgttaatttgaatgaattttaaaaaatcggtttgaatgaatgattcaatgactcaaagACATCACTTCTTTCATTACAGgataaatcagcatttttgaaccaatatcttgaatgaatgattcaatgactcactcataaaaggCTTCTTCGAGATGCGTCGACGCTGCAAAAACTGTTgggcgtatgacatcaaagtactgcgagagcgattcaaaagcatgaGGAGTCATATGCTCTCCAAGCGGTattttgatgtcatacgccgatcAGTCTGCACAgcgcatctcgaacaagcctattgacatcacatttttgaaagaatcttatgaatgaatgattcattgacaaCACATATTttaagtcacttgtcgccacctactggtgtaacgatgtaattgacacaatctttatttgaagctcaagttactttcaaaaggtgatttactctattttgatcgctactgtagacatcagtgtttatatctgaactataaacatttatcccagtacttctgtgataaccTGAATTATTttaagacagaaataatgaaactgtgactgtttgtgaagctgttttatacctatacatgacaacttctctctctggatcagaacacagatctgaatgtttatgcatttgtcaaaggtttaatagacacacAGGAATCGCTCTCATTTAGGAATGGCTGAAGTAGCTCACATGGCGTTAAATCATAAACAACCAAACAAACtctcatttaggaataagattgcgtgagtgtttgaatcgagatcacAATCCtttaatgattaatcgtgcagctcaaGTTTACGTATACACTAGCGTATTGACTTGACAAATAATGGATGAAAATGGGCTCTTAAAATTATCTGTATTGATTTCCCTTGAATGTTTCTTGTCAAGCTCCTCACAGTGCGTTCTGGGATTGCCTTAAAAATAGACACATGTGatggtagatttttttttaaatgcagcaTAATTTGACCACCTACTCTTCACATCATTAATGCCTACACATGTTCTCTATGTTCCTTGTTATTGCTGCATGTGTTGATCTCCACTGAATTCCACGCTCTTGTTTATTGTTCCCAGAATGCCAAGTTCCGGGGACAGATCTGGAGATTAACCCCACGCTGGAGTCTCTGTGCCTCAGCATGACAGAGCATGCCTTAGGAGGTACGGCCAATCACAGCTCAGCACCATCACACAATACCCAAtgtagggccctatgatttccGTGATGCAGAAAACGCGGACGGAATCCAGTCACAAAAACGGAATTTAAtatataacgcggaatgtcacggaatttgaccaatttttgatgaatgaataaaaagcaGGTCAGCACACTTAAATCAAATTGCAGtatagactagtgtctgtgaatattaaaatgcaaaaagactatttaaatatgaatcctgcTCGCGATGTTTTCATCCTTTATCGCCTCGCTATATGAGGAAATGTACGCATGAAAACATTTAACCTCTTCATTTGAGAAAACTGTtgtcataaacacagagaaactcaaagctcttggcaacccgtcaaaataaaagtttgatttaacttgacagaaacatatctgtgttgtacagtagaatttagataaattaatttgataataaattattaactatatttttaaggaataatctgtttttcttccatgttttaatttttacagttatgcagcacattgtttgacaaaaaaagtttaattctatgattaaaagattaattaaatGGTTTGCGttcatttgaaaaatgtaaatacacaacagaatttctagaaaaacatttcataaaatacaatttttttaattttaattttgttgtttttaagaatt containing:
- the LOC125249078 gene encoding protein Smaug homolog 2; translated protein: MMFRDQVGILTDWFKSWNECEQTVALLSLLKRVSRTQARFLHICLDHWLADCTEIHILEAEANNAAIVSQWQQEPKEKAVSLLLSHLPLLQPRNSEAKCEYMNLLQKVLSHTIESSLFVEESRQLLSYALIHPATTLDDRNSLAMWLNHLEEHLSSRPPPPGPYHHARQGSDEWPCSAESLEPSYSWQEKLPSTCSSPAGQNGHMPFPGTGGVTSPVNSGGNSGLPGQLQPSPLKPSMSLTPANQPACSSDWLNQEEGVGCQGVAGAEHAPLSPQSSVASSGSEQTEEQSNTRNTFQEDGSGMKDVPAWLKSLRLHKYASLFSQMTYEEMMILTEQHLESQNVTKGARHKIALSIQKLRERQSLLKSLEKDILEGGNVRNALQELQQIIITPIKVYTPPTAAQKEVEPGVTPVDKAANPGEEKDTEGFQTHNPPACDGESSSAPISDGDIAGQFTRVMGKVCTQLLVSRPDEENISCYLQLIEKCLTHEAFTETQKKRLLSWKQQVLKLLRLFPRKTMMDSGVYRRGWPAYGSNSLPTAGSVSAGLGRRGQRPFQMPPRGAPPPGRMGLMTAGGLTGASPRHSLANPAAVSAQGRQNLWFGNPGGSNSMPSQSRSSVQRTHSLPVHTSPQTMLLFQQQECQVPGTDLEINPTLESLCLSMTEHALGDGMDRTSTI